AGGGGGCGTCGTCATCGGTCTTCCTCCCCGCCGCCGGCGGCGCTGCCGCCGAGCAGGCTCTCGAGCGCGGCCAGGGCCGCCAGCTCCTCGTAGCGGGCCGCGACTGCCGCGGCGCGAGCGGCCGTGGCGGCGGTCTGCACGTCGACGAGATCGAACTCGGACAGGTGGCCGAGGCCGTAGCGGTCCTCCATCAGGACCAGCGTGGCCTCCGCCTGCTGCGCCGCCCGCTCGCGATGGCCGCGGCTCTCGCGGGCGCGCTGCACCTCGTGCCAGGCGGCGTGCACGGCGAGGCCGAGCTGCGCGCGGCTGTCGTCGGCGGTGTAGCGGCTGCGCCGCTCCTCGGCCGCGGCGCGGCGGTACTGCGTCCAGCGTGCGGGCAGGTCGAAGACCGGCAGCATCACGAGCGCGGTCGCGCTCCAGGTGCGATAGTCGTCGAGCGCGGCCGTGTCGTTCTCGCGCCAGCCGACGTTGACGGCGAAGTGCAGGCTCGGCGCGAGGCCCGCCGCGGCCGTCAGCTTGCCGGCGGCGGCGAGGTCTTCGCCGGCCGCCACCGCGAGGGCGCGCGGGCTGGCCGCCAGCCTGCGCTGGACGAGCGCGGCCGGCGATTCCGCCGCCAGGGCCGCGGCGCGGGCGAGGACCGTCTCGTCCACGGGCGCGGGCGCGAGCGGCGTCTCCAGCGCGAGGCCGAGGAGACGATTGAGGTCCATCTCGGCGAGCGTGGCGGCCGCGCGCGCGCCGGCGAGATCGCTGCGCGCCGCGCCGACGGGCACTTCCCAGAAGAGGCGATCGGCGCGATTGAGCATGCCCAGCGCTTCGCGCTCCGCGGCGAGGAGGGCGCGGTTCTCGGCGGCGGCCAGGCCCGCCTCGGCGACGGCCAGCAGATCGCGCGCCGCGAGCAGGCGGAAGTAGGCCTGGCGGACGGCGAACTGCACGGCGTCGCGCTCGGCGCGAAAGCCCGCGCCGGCCGCCCGCTCGCCGGCCCGCGCCATCCGGCTGCCGCCGATCAAGTGCAGGTTGAGCGGGAACTCCTGGTTCAGCGAGAGCGCGCTGCGATAGGTGTCGCGGTAGAGGAAGGGATCGATCTGCACCTCGTCGGCGCCCACGCCGAGGGCGCCGAGGATCGCCTCGAAGCCCACCTGCGCCTGGTTCGCCTGCTCCAGGCTGCGCGCGTCCACGCGGGTGACGGAGCTGCTGAAGCCGCCCGTGGGCAGGAAGGCGAGATCGCTGGCCCGGCGCGCCCAGCGACTGGCATCCAGGGCGGAGCGGCTGGCCTGGAGCGTGGCGTTGTTCGCCAGGGCCATCCTCTCGGCGCCGGCGAGGTCGATCGCCAGCGGCGCCGCAGGCGCCTGGGCCCGCGCCGGCCCGGCGAGCAGCAAGCCCATCGCAATGATGATGACGCGCATCGCCTCGCTCCGCCTCCCTGAGCTGCCGGCTGCGCCGCGACTGCGCCTCCGGCCGGGCGCCGGCCGCGCCCCTGCACAGAGTAAGGCCTGCGCGGCGGCTTGGCCAGCCCCTCCGCGGGCCCCGCCCCCCCGCGGAATTTTGGTGACATCGGCTGGAGGCCTTGCCATGCTGCTCTGTCCGCCCCGCGTGTCCGGGCCCGCGGGGCGCTGCTGCTGGCCCCCGATCGCCCTCTCGAGGAGGCCCCGTGACAGCCGGAGTGACGCCGATGCGGGTCTTCGCGGCCAGCGATGTGGGGCGTGTCCGCAGCGAGAACCAGGACGCCCACTTCGGCGGGCCCATCCCCGCCGGCCGCGAGCAGTCCCACGGCCAGCTCCTGCTGGTCGCCGACGGCATGGGCGGCCATGCCGCGGGCGCCGTCGCCAGCGAGCTCGCGGTCGCGACCATCCTCAAGGTCTTCTACGAGGAGCCGCTCGGGCTCGGCGCCGATCCCGGGCCGCTGCTCCGGCGCGCCTTCCAGGCCGCGAACTACGCCATCCTCGAGGCCGGCCGCCAGGACCAGGGCCGCTTCGGCATGGGCACGACCTGCACCGCCCTCCTCCTGCGCGACAGTCAGGCCTGGCTCTGCCATGTCGGCGACACGCGCATCTATCGGCTGCGGGGCGGGGTGCTCGAGCAGCTCACGCGGGACCACACGCTGCTCCAGCAGATGATCGACACCGAACAGCTCAAGCCCGACGACGTCCTGCGGCGCTCGATCCGGCACATCCTCGTGAGCGCGATGGGCAGCGAGGAGCGGGTGCGCGTCGACGCCAACCGGACGCCGATCCCGGTGCTCGTCGGCGACGCCTTCCTGCTCAGCAGCGACGGCCTCCACGACCTGCTCGGCGAGGAGGACATCCTGGGCCTGCTCGCGGCCAACAGCGGCCAGGAGGCGGTCGCCGCGCTCACCGAGGCGGCGCTCGCGGCGGGGGCGCCGGACAATGTCACCGTCCTGCTCGCGCAGTGGGACGACAGCGAAGAGGGTTGACGCCATGAGCCAGGACATCCCCAGCGGCATCGAGAAGCCGCGCACGCCGCGGCCGGTCTACCACTGCGGCGTCTGCAACAAGCCGCTGCCCTGGGACGGCGGGCGCGTGCGCCTCGTCTGCCGCGAGCCCGAGTGCCGGGGCGACCGGCCGCGCCCGGCGCCGATCCGCGTGCGCGAGGGAGACGAGCACGACCGCGTCGCCCTGCTCCAGGTCAGCCGGGACTTCTTCGGCAGCACCCACCTGCACGCCTTCGGCGGCGTCTTCCCCCTGGCGAAGTGCGCCTTCCTCGTCGTCGAGTTCGACCGCGAGCGGGCGGGTTTTCTCTCCTACGCGCTGCACTTTCCGGCCGAGGACGAGGCCGCCGTGATCCTGATGGCCGTGCTGCCCGGCTTCCAGGGCCGCGGCGTCGGCCGCGCGCTCCAGGGCGCGATGGACGCCGTCTGCCGCCCGCTCGGCATTCGCCGCATCCACATCGCGACGACGAACGACAACATCCCCGGCCTCTACTTCTACCAGCGCCTGGGCTATCGCCTGCGCAGCCTGCACGTGGGCGCCGCAGCCACCGCGCTCGCCGAGCACGGCGAGGCGGGCATGGCCGGCTTCGGCGGCATTCCGATCCTGGACGAGGTCCACTTGACCAAGGAGTTGGGACGCACGCCCTAGGCGCGCCTAGGTCTGCAGCAGCACCTGCAGCTTGAGGAAGAACTGCCGCTCGGCCTGGGCGAGGCCGGTCTCGCCGCCGTAGTCGAGCACGTGGTGCGCGGAGCCGAGGTAGAGCACCGTGAACGGGCTCAGCTTGTAGCTGAGCAGCGGCTCGAGGTCGATGGCGCTGTCGAAGTCGTCGTACTGGACGATCGCGCGCAGGAAGAGTCGCCGCGTGAACTGCAGGTCGAGCCGCGTGCGCGCGACGTAGCCACGGAAAACCTCGTCGCCCGTGTCCGGATGCTCCATGCGCGTCCACTCGAGGCTGGGCCAGATCACCGTGCGCTGGCCCAGGCGCAGGCTTGCCCAGCCCGCGACCGCGCGCTGGCGGCCCAGGAACGGCGCTGCCGTGCGGCGGATGGTGTGCGCCCAGTGCAGCTCGGCCCCGAACTGGGCGGCGCTGCTCGGATTGCAGGAGAACTCGACGCTGGTGCGCCGAATGCCGTCGAACTGCACGCCGCGGTAGTTCTCGGCGCTCCACATCTGCACGAGTTCCACGTGGGTCTGCTTGAGCAGATTCAGGTCGACCGCGGGGACGAACCACTCGTCCTTCTGCTTGCCGGCGTAGTTCCAGGCGCCGCCCACCGAGAAGCGCGGCTGGACGCTCTCGACGAAGCGACTCGCCGGCCGGAAATCCCAGCCCATCCAGCCGCTGAGGTCGCGGCGGTTGCTGGTGGAGATGAAGCCGTTCTCCGCGCGGAAGGCGGGACTGGTCTGCCTCGCGTCGATGTCGAAGTTCCAGCGCCGGCCGCTGCGCTCGAGGCTGGTGTAGAGCGCGTGGCCGAGGAAGCGCTCGCCGTCCAGGGCCGCGCTGTAGCGGCCACCGTCGAAGCGCAGGTTCTGCGCGACGAGGGGGACGCTGAGCAGGCTGTCGACGGGCTCCTGGGTGCGGCTGCCCAGGGCCTGGAACTCCCAGCGCCAGTTGTCGCGGAAGCGCAGCGCCCAATCCAGGCCGGCCACCGTGCCCGCACCGCCGTCCGCCGGCAGGCGCAGGCCGTGCTTGTCGAACTCGGCGCCGTGGCGGCGGTCCGTCAGCAGCGCGCCGATGAAGGAGCTGCCCGCGTAGCTGCGGCGCAGGCGCAGGATGTTCGAGAGGCTCTCGCCGCCCAGCAGGATGCGGCTCGACTCCTCGAAGGGCAGGATGAAGGGGCTGCGTTCGTCCTGGGCGCTGAGCAGCAGCAGCTCGTAGGGTCCGCGCCGCGCCGTCACCTTGGCCGCGACGTAGGGGTCGTTGATCGAGCGCGTGTAGATGGCGTTGATCCAGGAGCCGAAGAGGTTGCTGCCGCGCTGGAAGAAGGGCCGCCGCTCCTCGTAGAAGAGCGCGAAGGGCGTGTTGACGTCGATCTGGGCGGCGTCGGACTCGACCTGGCTGAAGTCGGGGTTGAAGGCGCCCTCGATGGCGAGGTTGGGGCCGAAGGTGTAGGCGAGGCCGAGGCCGAAGTCGGCGCGGGAGTCGCCGCGCTGCCAGGGCGAGTCCGGATCGTCCGCGTTCGCCAGGCCCGCTCCCTGGTGCGCGATCATCGCGGGCAGCAGGGAGAGGCCGCCGCCCGGCTTCACCGCGCGGATGCCCCGCAGGGTGCCGAACTGGCACATCCAGCAGGCCTCGTCCCGGTCGACGGCGGCCCAGGTGCTGCGCTCGCGGAAGTTCCGTTTGCGGTCCCGCCAGAAGGTCGCCCGCCAGACCTGCTCCTCGGCGTCGGGGAAGAGCAGGCTCGCGAAGGGGACGGCGACCTCGACCTGGAAGCCCGTGGCCGTGAGGCGGCCTTCGGAAGTCCAGACGAGATCGAAGCCGATATCCTCACCGCCGCCGGCGACCAGGCGCAGGTCGCCCTGGATGCCCAGGGGGTTCACGAAGAGCTCGTAGGCCCAGGCCTGGTCGGCGTAGGTGTCCAGGATGATGCCGAGGTAGTCGTCCTGCCAGATGGCGTCGCGGTCGCGCAGGCCCGCGCGCACCTCGGCGGAGTCGTCCTCGGCGATGAAGGCCAGGTAGAGCTGCTCGGCGTCGTAGGTGACGAGCACGCGGGTCGCGACCGGCGGCTCGCTGTTGTCGCCCGGACTGCTCTCGGCGAAGTTCTCGGCGACGGCGGCGCCGGCCCAGCCCGGGTCGTCGAGCAGGCCGTCGATCCGGATCTCGCCGGCGGCGGGGCGCAGCGTGAGCGATGGGCGCCAGTTCGGCGCGAAGTCCGCGGCGGCGGCGAGGGTGCTGAGGCTGCTGAGGGTGAAGGCGGCGGCGGCAATACGAGCAGGACGGGCGAGGCCCTGGCGCGTCAGACCCTTCATCGTACTCCCTGCGTGCCGAGCGGCGGCGAGTGGGGCAGCCCGGCCGGGCCGGCGGTCTTGGCTCCCGCCTTCCCGGCCGGGCGTGGCACGCGGCACCGGGTCCGCGCACGGCGGCAATCTACGACAGCTCCTGGTGCTCGTTTCTCGCTTCGGCTCGCTTTTTACGCCGGGATACCGTTTTTACAGCGAGCGAAACCCGGACCCCCGACTTCTGCGTAGGGGGCCTTCGTTTTCGGTTGGTCGCGGGGCGGGCTGCGCTACACTCGCCCTGTCGCCGATCCCGCAACCGGCGCCGATCCCTCAGGAGGCAAGCATGCGCACTCGCTCCCGTCGCGGCGCGCTCCCGCGTCCGCCCTTCGCCGCCGTCTGGGCACTGCTGATCACTCTCGCAGGCCCGGCCCTCGCGGACACTCCCGATCACCCCGCGCTCGTCGAGCAGCTCGGCCAGATCGAGCGCCTCGGCATGCTGCCCGGAGCAGCGAACAGCGCCGCCGCGGGACTGCTCAACCCCGCGGCCTGGTCCGTGCAGCGCAGCGGGGGACTCTATTTCGCCTGGGTCGACCCCGAGGGCGATCCCTATCCGCGCCAGGAGTTCACGGACTTCACCGCCGTCGCCAACCTGAAGAGCCTCGGCTTCGGCCTGCGCTACCGCGGCCTCGGCGAGGACGCGGACGGCGTGAACGCCGCCGCTCACTACACCTACACGCTGGGACTGTCGGGCGGCGACCGCAGCCAGGCCAGCGGCCTCTCCTACACCTGGACGCGGGGCGCGATCGGCGCCTTCGGCGAGCAGCGCCTGCTGACGGCCGGCAGCATCCGCCGCTGGCAGCAGGTCTCGCTCGGGGTCACGGGCGGCTACGACTTCACGGCCAAGCACAGCCTCTACCAGGCCGACCTCGGCCTGCGGCCATTCGGGCCGCGCCTGACCCTGGTCGGGGGCGCCTCCTACATCCCTCCCGAGAAGGAGGACGACGCCTTCGACGAGGTGGCCTTCAGCTACGGCCTCGAGGCGCGCGTGCTGCCCGGGCTGGATCTCGCCGCGCTCGCCCGCGACACCGGCGAGCTCAGTCTGCGGGTGGACCTCGCCTTCGGCGGCGGCAAGCCGGGCGGCGAGCCGATGCGCTCGGCCCTCGGCGCGCGCTTCCACCTGGACGACGAGCAGGAGCACGCGGCCACGACCTACGCCTTCGAGATGATGGCGGGGCCCCACCTCGGGCTGCTCATGGCCAAGCCGAAGCACTACCCCGAGATCGACCTCCGGGGCGATCTGAGCTACCGCAACTACCGCTTCTTCGACGATCGCCGCCGCTTCGTCGA
This is a stretch of genomic DNA from bacterium. It encodes these proteins:
- a CDS encoding TolC family protein translates to MARPPADVTKIPRGGGARGGAGQAAAQALLCAGARPAPGRRRSRGAAGSSGRRSEAMRVIIIAMGLLLAGPARAQAPAAPLAIDLAGAERMALANNATLQASRSALDASRWARRASDLAFLPTGGFSSSVTRVDARSLEQANQAQVGFEAILGALGVGADEVQIDPFLYRDTYRSALSLNQEFPLNLHLIGGSRMARAGERAAGAGFRAERDAVQFAVRQAYFRLLAARDLLAVAEAGLAAAENRALLAAEREALGMLNRADRLFWEVPVGAARSDLAGARAAATLAEMDLNRLLGLALETPLAPAPVDETVLARAAALAAESPAALVQRRLAASPRALAVAAGEDLAAAGKLTAAAGLAPSLHFAVNVGWRENDTAALDDYRTWSATALVMLPVFDLPARWTQYRRAAAEERRSRYTADDSRAQLGLAVHAAWHEVQRARESRGHRERAAQQAEATLVLMEDRYGLGHLSEFDLVDVQTAATAARAAAVAARYEELAALAALESLLGGSAAGGGEEDR
- a CDS encoding serine/threonine-protein phosphatase, which gives rise to MTAGVTPMRVFAASDVGRVRSENQDAHFGGPIPAGREQSHGQLLLVADGMGGHAAGAVASELAVATILKVFYEEPLGLGADPGPLLRRAFQAANYAILEAGRQDQGRFGMGTTCTALLLRDSQAWLCHVGDTRIYRLRGGVLEQLTRDHTLLQQMIDTEQLKPDDVLRRSIRHILVSAMGSEERVRVDANRTPIPVLVGDAFLLSSDGLHDLLGEEDILGLLAANSGQEAVAALTEAALAAGAPDNVTVLLAQWDDSEEG
- a CDS encoding GNAT family N-acetyltransferase, with the protein product MSPSCSRSGTTAKRVDAMSQDIPSGIEKPRTPRPVYHCGVCNKPLPWDGGRVRLVCREPECRGDRPRPAPIRVREGDEHDRVALLQVSRDFFGSTHLHAFGGVFPLAKCAFLVVEFDRERAGFLSYALHFPAEDEAAVILMAVLPGFQGRGVGRALQGAMDAVCRPLGIRRIHIATTNDNIPGLYFYQRLGYRLRSLHVGAAATALAEHGEAGMAGFGGIPILDEVHLTKELGRTP
- a CDS encoding carbohydrate binding family 9 domain-containing protein, which codes for MKGLTRQGLARPARIAAAAFTLSSLSTLAAAADFAPNWRPSLTLRPAAGEIRIDGLLDDPGWAGAAVAENFAESSPGDNSEPPVATRVLVTYDAEQLYLAFIAEDDSAEVRAGLRDRDAIWQDDYLGIILDTYADQAWAYELFVNPLGIQGDLRLVAGGGEDIGFDLVWTSEGRLTATGFQVEVAVPFASLLFPDAEEQVWRATFWRDRKRNFRERSTWAAVDRDEACWMCQFGTLRGIRAVKPGGGLSLLPAMIAHQGAGLANADDPDSPWQRGDSRADFGLGLAYTFGPNLAIEGAFNPDFSQVESDAAQIDVNTPFALFYEERRPFFQRGSNLFGSWINAIYTRSINDPYVAAKVTARRGPYELLLLSAQDERSPFILPFEESSRILLGGESLSNILRLRRSYAGSSFIGALLTDRRHGAEFDKHGLRLPADGGAGTVAGLDWALRFRDNWRWEFQALGSRTQEPVDSLLSVPLVAQNLRFDGGRYSAALDGERFLGHALYTSLERSGRRWNFDIDARQTSPAFRAENGFISTSNRRDLSGWMGWDFRPASRFVESVQPRFSVGGAWNYAGKQKDEWFVPAVDLNLLKQTHVELVQMWSAENYRGVQFDGIRRTSVEFSCNPSSAAQFGAELHWAHTIRRTAAPFLGRQRAVAGWASLRLGQRTVIWPSLEWTRMEHPDTGDEVFRGYVARTRLDLQFTRRLFLRAIVQYDDFDSAIDLEPLLSYKLSPFTVLYLGSAHHVLDYGGETGLAQAERQFFLKLQVLLQT